A section of the Primulina eburnea isolate SZY01 chromosome 1, ASM2296580v1, whole genome shotgun sequence genome encodes:
- the LOC140831857 gene encoding calcium-transporting ATPase 12, plasma membrane-type-like, which produces MGSKFKYSSNVNYGGIASVLLHIRNHPLTKSQKKWRVACIAIHVLLSLVKRIDSKKRKSNSLFSNILSPPSPFPSSAHTVVEIQPVTTSFLDETENSDGLISEIDYVKLTEIVRNKNLAELHDIYGDVEAIARFLESSRENGIQGNETDLITRKRAFGSNTYQKPPPKGLIHFILEAFKDTTILILLTCAALSLAFGIREHGLREGWYEGGSIFLAVFLVVAVSASSNFRQERQFHKLSKISNDIRIDVVRDGRRQKVSIFDAVVGDVVFLTIGDQVPADGLFIDGHSFQVDESSMTGESDHVEVDSLHNPFLLSGSKVADGYSEMLVISVGMNTAWGEMMSSITRDSNEQTPLQERLNRLTSSIGKVGLSVACLVLSVMLIRYFTGNTEDVNGRREFNGSDRNLNDVFNTVLRIVSTAVTIVVVAIPEGLPLAVTLTLAYSMKRMMVDQAMVRKLSACETMGSATVICADKTGTLTLNQMKVTKFWIGYEEIKQEISRVISRDLIESFYQGVAFNTTGSIFKPKSGSLLIEYSGSPTEKALLSWAVQDWGMDIEKLKQNYAILHVETFSSLKKRSGVLIRNKYDNFCYAHWKGAAEMVLEMCSNYYNITGEMKRISEDDRYKFENIIEGMAASSLRCIAFASKRMEPGECHSNSDEKYTITERDLTLLGIVGMKDPCRPGAGKAIQACRNAGVSIKMITGDNLFTAKAIATECGILDSNQQVAIGEVIEGIEFRNYTPEERLLKVDNIKVMARSSPIDKLLMVQCLKQKGHVVAVTGDGTNDAPALKEADVGLSMGIQGTEVAKESSDIVILDDDFSTVATVLRWGRCVYNNIQKFIQFQLTVNIAALVINFIAAVSDGDVPLTTVQLLWVNLIMDTLGALALATERPTDELMLKPPVGRTEPLISNAMWRNLLAQALYQIVILLTLQFKGRSIFHVNEEVKNTLIFNIFVLCQVFNEFNSRKIEKKNVFTGIHKSRLFLGIIGITIILQIIMVEFLKNFADTVRLSFGQWGVCVGIASMTWPIGWVMKFVPVPKKPFFSHIKKMLSF; this is translated from the coding sequence ATGGGGAGCAAATTCAAATATTCATCTAATGTTAACTATGGTGGCATTGCATCAGTGCTGCTTCATATCAGGAATCATCCCCTCACGAAATCTCAAAAGAAATGGAGGGTTGCATGTATTGCCATCCATGTATTGTTATCTTTAGTGAAAAGGATTGATTCCAAGAAAAGAAAATCTAATTCActgttttcaaatatattatccCCTCCCTCTCCCTTTCCCAGTTCTGCTCACACAGTTGTTGAAATACAGCCAGTCACTACCAGTTTTCTTGATGAAACTGAAAATAGTGATGGGCTGATCTCAGAAATTGACTATGTGAAGCTTACAGAAATAGTGAGGAACAAGAATTTAGCTGAGCTTCATGATATCTATGGGGATGTGGAAGCCATTGCCCGCTTTCTTGAATCCAGTAGAGAGAATGGGATCCAAGGAAACGAAACGGATCTCATTACAAGGAAGAGGGCATTTGGTTCGAATACATACCAGAAGCCACCCCCAAAAGGGCTGATACATTTCATATTAGAAGCTTTTAAAGACACCACGATTCTGATTCTCCTTACTTGTGCTGCTCTTTCTCTGGCCTTTGGCATCAGAGAACATGGTCTGAGAGAGGGATGGTACGAGGGAGGAAGCATCTTTCTGGCGGTGTTCCTGGTGGTGGCAGTGTCTGCCTCCAGCAATTTCCGTCAAGAAAGGCAGTTTCACAAGCTCTCGAAGATCAGCAACGATATTAggatcgatgttgtgagggacgGAAGGAGGCAGAAAGTCTCCATTTTCGACGCAGTGGTTGGTGATGTCGTTTTCTTGACAATTGGTGATCAAGTTCCTGCTGATGGATTATTCATTGATGGGCATTCGTTTCAAGTAGACGAATCGAGCATGACAGGGGAGAGCGATCATGTTGAAGTAGATTCACTGCATAATCCTTTTTTGTTGTCCGGTTCAAAGGTGGCAGATGGATATTCAGAAATGCTAGTCATATCAGTTGGGATGAACACTGCCTGGGGCGAGATGATGAGCTCGATTACTCGAGATTCCAACGAGCAAACACCATTGCAAGAACGCCTGAACAGACTGACCTCTTCAATCGGAAAAGTAGGCCTTTCCGTGGCATGTTTAGTCCTTTCGGTAATGCTGATTCGTTATTTCACTGGAAACACGGAAGATGTAAATGGGAGACGAGAATTCAACGGGAGCGATAGGAACTTAAATGACGTTTTCAACACAGTTTTGAGAATAGTCTCTACTGCTGTGACCATTGTGGTTGTGGCTATTCCTGAAGGCCTCCCATTAGCTGTCACGTTAACTCTCGCGTATTCAATGAAACGGATGATGGTTGATCAGGCGATGGTGAGGAAGCTTTCGGCTTGCGAAACAATGGGCTCAGCAACAGTTATATGCGCGGACAAAACAGGCACTTTAACATTGAATCAAATGAAAGTGACCAAGTTTTGGATAGGCTACGAAGAAATCAAGCAAGAAATTTCTCGTGTTATTTCTCGAGATCTTATTGAATCGTTTTATCAAGGAGTTGCTTTCAACACCACAGGTAGCATATTTAAGCCTAAATCAGGATCTTTATTAATTGAGTATTCTGGCAGTCCAACTGAGAAGGCATTACTTTCGTGGGCTGTCCAAGATTGGGGTATGGATATTGAAAAGCTGAAGCAAAATTACGCTATTCTTCATGTTGAAACTTTCAGTTCATTGAAAAAAAGAAGCGGGGTCTTGATCAGAAACAAGTATGATAACTTCTGTTATGCACACTGGAAGGGTGCCGCAGAGATGGTACTAGAAATGTGCTCAAATTACTACAACATAACCGGAGAAATGAAGCGAATAAGCGAAGATGACAGATACAAATTCGAAAATATCATCGAAGGAATGGCAGCTAGTAGTCTCCGATGCATTGCATTTGCCTCCAAGCGAATGGAACCTGGAGAATGTCATTCCAATTCGGATGAGAAGTATACTATTACTGAACGAGACTTGACCTTACTTGGGATAGTTGGTATGAAGGATCCCTGCAGACCTGGTGCAGGAAAAGCCATTCAGGCCTGCAGAAATGCGGGTGTCAGCATCAAGATGATCACCGGTGACAACTTGTTCACAGCCAAGGCCATAGCCACTGAATGTGGGATACTCGATTCAAATCAACAAGTTGCCATCGGAGAAGTCATTGAAGGCATCGAGTTCAGAAACTACACACCCGAAGAACGTTTGCTCAAGGTGGACAACATCAAAGTGATGGCTAGATCGTCCCCTATAGACAAACTTCTCATGGTTCAATGCCTAAAACAGAAAGGGCATGTCGTAGCAGTAACCGGTGACGGAACAAATGATGCACCAGCACTGAAGGAAGCAGATGTAGGCCTTTCAATGGGTATTCAAGGAACAGAGGTGGCTAAGGAGAGCTCGGATATTGTAATCCTAGACGACGACTTCTCCACTGTTGCCACAGTCTTGCGTTGGGGGAGATGCGTTTATAACAACATCCAGAAATTCATCCAATTCCAGCTCACGGTTAATATTGCCGCCCTTGTCATCAATTTCATAGCCGCTGTTTCAGATGGAGATGTGCCACTCACAACCGTTCAGCTGCTGTGGGTGAACCTGATCATGGACACGTTAGGCGCACTCGCTCTTGCCACGGAACGGCCCACAGACGAACTTATGCTTAAACCTCCCGTGGGTCGAACCGAGCCCCTGATCTCTAACGCCATGTGGAGAAATCTTCTGGCACAGGCCCTATACCAGATAGTTATCCTCTTAACCTTACAGTTCAAGGGAAGGTCGATCTTCCATGTGAACGAAGAGGTAAAAAACACACTCATTTTCAACATCTTTGTGCTTTGCCAGGTTTTCAACGAATTCAATTCCAGGAAGATTGAAAAGAAGAATGTGTTCACGGGGATACATAAGAGCAGACTGTTTCTCGGAATCATTGGAATAACTATCATTCTGCAGATTATTATGGTTGAGTTCTTGAAGAACTTTGCTGATACCGTGCGATTGAGTTTCGGGCAATGGGGTGTTTGTGTTGGGATCGCGTCTATGACTTGGCCGATTGGTTGGGTTATGAAGTTTGTGCCAGTTCCTAAGAAGCCTTTTTTCAGTCACATAAAAAAAATGCTTTCATTCTAG